A single genomic interval of Amycolatopsis albispora harbors:
- a CDS encoding glycosyltransferase 87 family protein, with the protein MVRTVSERLRQFVSGQPLTVDLAVYFACAVYALILSATNEFYGFRIWGNFATAAYGLAFAHTAWLLATRRREEHRWWRSRWVGVAVVGVVGMLAPLITLLFRRLTGVDWLSTPWSWSAQPEVWVIERSATLLFEHGTPYVDVHALGRLPEVNDYTPYGPVMTVFGMPRALLGDSSLTDARLMFALTAALCVWASLRVLGRPRVPVTAAQLAVAFPLTALTFAVAGPDLAIIGLVVLGTALAATDRHLGAAAVMALVVSAKLTALPAAVVVAVLIAARLGARALGTATLAFAGVCAVVNLPVLLADPAAFAEHVVRFPAGLGAVASPATSPFPGYLIASTGEAGHVVAIVLLAAAALALSWWLLRLPPVTGADAMFRIAVGLGTSILLTPATRFGYLVYPVALFGAMLCFPRETPDERIVTSS; encoded by the coding sequence GTGGTCCGCACCGTTTCCGAGCGTCTGCGGCAGTTCGTGTCCGGGCAGCCGCTCACCGTGGACCTCGCGGTCTACTTCGCCTGTGCGGTCTACGCGCTGATCCTGTCGGCCACCAACGAGTTCTACGGCTTCCGGATCTGGGGCAACTTCGCCACCGCCGCCTACGGCCTCGCCTTCGCGCACACCGCCTGGCTGCTGGCCACCCGGCGGCGCGAGGAACACCGGTGGTGGCGCAGCCGCTGGGTGGGCGTGGCCGTGGTCGGCGTGGTGGGCATGCTGGCGCCGCTGATCACCCTGCTCTTCCGGCGGCTGACCGGAGTGGACTGGCTGAGCACCCCGTGGTCGTGGAGCGCGCAGCCCGAGGTCTGGGTGATCGAGCGCTCGGCCACGCTGCTGTTCGAGCACGGCACGCCGTACGTCGACGTGCACGCGCTCGGCAGGCTGCCCGAGGTCAACGACTACACGCCGTACGGCCCGGTGATGACCGTGTTCGGCATGCCGAGGGCGCTGCTGGGCGACAGCTCGCTCACCGACGCGCGGCTGATGTTCGCGCTCACCGCCGCGCTGTGCGTGTGGGCGAGCCTGCGCGTGCTGGGGCGCCCGCGCGTCCCCGTCACCGCCGCGCAGCTGGCCGTGGCCTTCCCGCTCACCGCGCTGACCTTCGCGGTCGCCGGGCCGGACCTGGCGATCATCGGCCTGGTGGTGCTGGGCACCGCGCTCGCCGCGACCGACCGCCACCTGGGCGCGGCCGCGGTGATGGCGCTGGTGGTCAGCGCCAAGCTGACCGCGCTGCCCGCCGCGGTGGTGGTCGCGGTGCTGATCGCCGCCCGCCTCGGCGCCCGCGCGCTCGGCACCGCGACCCTCGCCTTCGCCGGGGTGTGCGCGGTGGTGAACCTGCCCGTGCTGCTCGCCGATCCCGCCGCCTTCGCCGAGCACGTGGTGCGGTTTCCGGCCGGGCTCGGCGCGGTCGCGTCACCGGCGACGAGCCCGTTCCCCGGATACCTGATCGCGAGCACCGGCGAGGCCGGGCACGTGGTGGCGATCGTGCTGCTGGCCGCCGCGGCGCTGGCGCTGAGCTGGTGGCTGCTGCGCCTGCCCCCGGTCACCGGGGCGGATGCCATGTTCCGCATCGCGGTGGGGCTGGGCACCTCGATCCTGCTCACCCCGGCCACCCGGTTCGGCTATCTGGTGTACCCGGTGGCGCTGTTCGGCGCGATGCTGTGTTTTCCGCGCGAAACCCCGGACGAGCGGATTGTTACTTCTTCTTGA
- a CDS encoding ABC-F family ATP-binding cassette domain-containing protein, giving the protein MITASGLELRAGSRILLADTSLRIQQGDRIGLVGRNGAGKTTTLKVLAGEGEPYAGEVRHAGELGYLPQDPREGDLSVTAKDRVLSARGLDALLRDMEKAQSAMSELVDDNERDKAIRRYGRLEERFAARGGYAAESEAARICANLGLADRVLAQTLRTLSGGQRRRVELARILFAASEAGASGRSDTILLLDEPTNHLDADSITWLRGFLKAHDGGLVVISHDVELLAEVVNKVWFLDATRGELDHYNMTWQRYLDARATDEKRRRRERANAEKKASALQQQAAKLGAKATKAVAAKNMARRAEQMLANLDDTRQADKVAHIKFPAPAPCGKTPLTAEGLSKSYGSLEIFTGVDLAIDRGSKVVVLGLNGAGKTTLLRLLGGMERPDTGETVPGHGLRLGYYAQEHETLDHDASVWENIRHLAPDTGAQELRNLLGSFLFSGEQLDQPAGTLSGGEKTRLALAGLVSSAANVLLLDEPTNNLDPASRAQVLEALRTYSGAVVLVTHDPGAVEALEPERVILLPDGTEDHWSPDYLELVQLA; this is encoded by the coding sequence GTGATCACGGCCTCCGGCCTCGAGCTGCGCGCCGGCTCCCGCATCCTGCTCGCCGACACCTCCCTGCGCATCCAGCAGGGCGACCGCATCGGCCTGGTCGGGCGCAACGGCGCCGGCAAGACCACCACCCTGAAGGTGCTGGCCGGTGAGGGCGAGCCCTACGCCGGCGAGGTCCGCCACGCCGGTGAACTCGGCTACCTGCCGCAGGACCCGCGCGAGGGCGACCTCTCGGTCACCGCGAAGGACCGCGTGCTCTCCGCGCGTGGCCTCGACGCGCTGCTGCGTGACATGGAGAAGGCCCAGTCGGCGATGTCCGAACTGGTCGACGACAACGAGCGCGACAAGGCGATCCGCCGTTACGGCAGGCTCGAAGAGCGCTTCGCCGCGCGCGGCGGGTACGCCGCCGAGAGCGAAGCCGCGCGCATCTGCGCCAATCTGGGCCTGGCCGACCGCGTGCTGGCGCAGACCCTGCGCACGCTCTCCGGTGGCCAGCGCCGCCGCGTCGAGCTGGCGCGCATCCTGTTCGCCGCTTCCGAGGCGGGGGCCAGCGGCCGGTCGGACACCATCCTGCTGCTGGACGAGCCGACCAACCACCTCGACGCCGACTCGATCACCTGGCTGCGCGGCTTTCTCAAGGCGCACGACGGCGGGCTCGTGGTGATCAGCCACGACGTGGAACTGCTCGCCGAGGTGGTCAACAAGGTCTGGTTCCTCGACGCCACCCGCGGTGAACTGGACCACTACAACATGACCTGGCAGCGCTACCTGGACGCGCGCGCCACCGACGAGAAGCGCCGCCGCCGCGAGCGCGCCAACGCCGAGAAGAAGGCGTCCGCGCTGCAGCAGCAGGCGGCCAAGCTGGGTGCCAAGGCGACCAAGGCGGTGGCCGCGAAGAACATGGCCCGCCGCGCCGAGCAGATGCTGGCCAACCTGGACGACACCCGCCAGGCGGACAAGGTCGCGCACATCAAGTTCCCGGCGCCCGCGCCGTGCGGCAAGACCCCGCTCACCGCCGAGGGGCTGTCGAAGTCCTACGGCTCGCTGGAGATCTTCACCGGGGTGGACCTGGCCATCGACCGGGGGTCCAAAGTGGTGGTACTCGGCCTCAACGGCGCCGGGAAGACCACCCTGCTGCGGCTGCTCGGCGGAATGGAGCGGCCGGACACCGGTGAAACGGTGCCCGGGCACGGCCTGCGCCTCGGTTACTACGCCCAGGAACACGAAACGCTGGACCACGACGCGAGCGTCTGGGAGAACATCCGGCACCTCGCGCCGGACACCGGCGCGCAGGAACTGCGGAACCTGCTCGGCTCCTTCCTGTTCAGCGGGGAGCAGCTGGACCAGCCGGCCGGTACGCTCTCCGGCGGCGAGAAGACCCGGCTCGCGCTGGCCGGGCTGGTTTCCAGCGCCGCCAACGTGCTGCTGCTCGACGAGCCGACGAACAACCTGGACCCGGCCAGCCGCGCCCAGGTGCTCGAGGCGCTGCGCACCTACTCCGGTGCGGTGGTGCTGGTGACGCACGACCCGGGTGCGGTCGAGGCGCTCGAACCCGAACGCGTGATCCTGCTGCCCGACGGCACCGAGGACCATTGGTCGCCGGACTATCTGGAGCTCGTGCAACTGGCCTGA
- a CDS encoding alpha/beta hydrolase codes for MSGRQAAVTIRRARGPVRAVVLVLHGGAEHGSAVVRPWRLAYLRMVPIAKSLHRAVARHGVEVRLLRNRVRGWNEPGLDAVRDARWALEGIHTDHPGVPVVLVGHSMGGRVALRVADDPAVAGVCALAPWTPRDEPVAAVRDRAVLIAHGTKDLITSPADSYTFGSRAETAASRIARFEVTDEGHAMVRRAPVWTRLVCAFTLDTLGLPPSDGTLTAAWTRPVAERLRIPL; via the coding sequence TTGAGCGGAAGACAGGCTGCTGTCACCATCCGGCGTGCGCGCGGACCAGTTCGCGCGGTGGTACTGGTGCTGCACGGCGGCGCCGAGCACGGCAGCGCGGTGGTCCGGCCGTGGCGCCTGGCCTATCTCCGGATGGTGCCGATCGCGAAGTCGCTGCACCGGGCCGTCGCGCGGCACGGGGTGGAGGTCCGGCTGCTGCGCAACCGCGTGCGCGGCTGGAACGAACCCGGTCTCGACGCGGTGCGGGACGCGCGCTGGGCGCTCGAGGGCATCCACACCGACCACCCCGGGGTGCCGGTGGTGCTCGTCGGCCATTCGATGGGCGGCCGGGTGGCGCTGCGCGTGGCCGACGACCCGGCGGTGGCCGGGGTCTGCGCGCTCGCGCCGTGGACGCCGCGGGACGAACCGGTGGCCGCCGTGCGCGACCGGGCGGTGCTGATCGCCCACGGCACCAAGGACCTCATCACCAGCCCGGCCGACTCGTACACCTTCGGCAGCCGCGCCGAAACCGCGGCGTCGCGGATCGCTCGGTTCGAGGTCACCGACGAGGGACACGCGATGGTGCGCCGCGCGCCGGTATGGACCAGGCTGGTTTGTGCTTTCACACTGGACACACTCGGGTTGCCGCCGTCGGACGGCACGCTGACCGCCGCGTGGACCAGGCCGGTCGCGGAACGGCTGCGAATTCCGCTTTAG
- a CDS encoding helix-turn-helix domain-containing protein has translation MADLKKGARITGNTRDKLAADLKKKYEKGASIRALAESTGRSYGFVHRVLSESGVQLRGRGGATRVKKK, from the coding sequence GTGGCTGACCTGAAGAAGGGCGCGCGGATCACCGGTAACACGCGCGACAAGCTGGCCGCTGACCTGAAGAAGAAATACGAGAAGGGCGCGAGCATTCGCGCGCTGGCCGAGTCCACCGGACGGTCCTACGGATTCGTCCACCGGGTGCTTTCGGAATCCGGCGTGCAGCTGCGCGGGCGCGGCGGGGCGACCAGGGTCAAGAAGAAGTAA
- a CDS encoding S8 family serine peptidase, with product MRPARRPRGRTRRGLTTAACAALAAGVLSPAVAAADPAAAVQDKVFQQIAALQELKRAQTPAESKVDSQLLLERQRRAQRLPAGELSALDTGAKVSERGTVTVDIRATAVTGDLLAGLGAAGAELRTVSEKAASIRAELPLDAVTGLAQRADVRLIEPAVQAVTAHQLSDPSARAPRSDDAPAQSKEEFARKLETELSQAEAGIQAGPVTSEGDRAHNADTARQQFGVSGAGVKICALSDGVASLAASQARGELPPSIDVLPGQEGTGNEGTAMLEIIHDVAPGADLGFATAFSSDAGFADNIRKLRFDAGCDIIVDDVLYFKESPFQDWIIAQAVNEVTADGALYFSSAGNEGNTSDGTTAHWEGDFADSGLQAGKFTGAAHDFAGAEGTQIFEPISDASSGSVVVTLFWSDPVGKSANDYDLYLFNATGAVVAMSQNNQTGTQDPYERLDTPLFGGTGLRLAVVKYSGENRYLSLSGLGGRFSDSADGLKAYTTPGVTVGHSAARQAYSVAATPAAKPFGSPLEPGDPANPAGPFPGSFGPDTQIERFSSDGPRRVFYEADGTPITPGDVSATGGEVRQKPDLTAADGVSTSVTGFNPFFGTSAAAPHAAAIAGLVLSGNPGLHPKEMREALVNTAADIELAGTDVLSGAGVLLADRVLDYTGASPQPVTVARAPSVLGADSYLDPGETAKLSLPVTNTGDGPSVSTSVVLSTPTPGVTLTPRSKSYGTISPKQTGINEFGITVPATHQLGEPVLLDVKVSFAGAHSPTTVRFPVAVGKPSPVATDFAYAGAPVAIPDNNQAGVSVPIEVTGMGRASKLTFSVDGSTCSTDQTSTTVGVSHSYVGDLVGTLTAPSGAQAVVFQRNGSSGNNLCQVIFTDTAARAFSSVSFSDAPFTGSWRPAAALSGLIAGGVDGTWTFHARDVIGGDSGTIRAVSLHLNGYVSGAGKPAQVRQEVRNGPVRPV from the coding sequence GTGCGTCCAGCTCGACGACCCCGCGGGAGAACGCGAAGAGGCCTGACCACCGCGGCCTGCGCCGCGCTCGCCGCCGGGGTGCTCAGCCCGGCGGTCGCGGCGGCGGATCCCGCCGCGGCTGTCCAGGACAAGGTGTTCCAGCAAATCGCCGCGCTGCAGGAACTCAAGCGCGCGCAGACCCCCGCCGAATCCAAAGTGGACAGCCAGCTCCTGCTGGAGCGGCAGCGGCGCGCGCAGCGGCTGCCCGCCGGTGAATTGTCCGCTTTGGACACCGGTGCGAAGGTCAGTGAACGCGGCACGGTGACCGTCGACATCCGGGCCACCGCGGTCACCGGGGACCTGCTCGCGGGCCTGGGGGCCGCGGGCGCGGAACTGCGGACCGTTTCGGAGAAGGCGGCCAGCATCCGCGCCGAGCTGCCGCTCGACGCGGTCACCGGCCTGGCGCAGCGCGCCGACGTGCGGCTGATCGAACCCGCCGTCCAGGCGGTCACCGCGCACCAGCTCAGCGATCCGTCCGCGCGGGCCCCGCGGTCGGACGACGCGCCCGCGCAGAGCAAGGAGGAGTTCGCGCGGAAGCTGGAAACCGAGCTTTCGCAGGCGGAGGCCGGTATCCAGGCCGGTCCCGTCACCAGCGAGGGCGACCGGGCGCACAACGCCGACACCGCGCGCCAGCAGTTCGGCGTCAGCGGCGCCGGGGTGAAGATCTGCGCGCTGTCCGACGGGGTCGCCTCACTGGCCGCCTCGCAGGCCAGGGGCGAGCTGCCGCCGTCGATCGACGTGCTGCCGGGCCAGGAGGGCACCGGCAACGAGGGCACCGCGATGCTGGAGATCATCCACGACGTGGCGCCGGGCGCGGACCTCGGCTTCGCCACCGCGTTCAGCTCCGACGCCGGGTTCGCGGACAACATCCGCAAGCTCCGCTTCGACGCGGGCTGCGACATCATCGTCGACGACGTGCTGTACTTCAAGGAATCGCCGTTCCAGGACTGGATCATCGCGCAGGCGGTGAACGAGGTGACCGCCGACGGCGCGCTGTACTTCTCCTCGGCGGGCAACGAGGGCAACACCAGCGACGGCACCACGGCGCACTGGGAAGGCGACTTCGCCGATTCCGGCCTGCAGGCGGGCAAGTTCACCGGTGCCGCGCACGACTTCGCCGGGGCGGAGGGCACGCAGATCTTCGAGCCGATCTCCGACGCCTCATCCGGCTCGGTGGTGGTCACGCTGTTCTGGTCGGATCCGGTCGGCAAGTCCGCCAACGACTACGACCTGTACCTGTTCAACGCCACCGGTGCGGTGGTGGCGATGAGCCAGAACAACCAGACCGGCACGCAGGACCCGTACGAGCGGCTGGACACCCCGCTGTTCGGCGGCACCGGCCTGCGGCTGGCCGTGGTCAAGTACTCCGGGGAGAACCGGTACCTGTCGCTGTCCGGGCTCGGCGGGCGCTTCTCCGACTCGGCCGACGGACTCAAGGCGTACACCACGCCGGGCGTGACCGTGGGCCATTCGGCCGCGCGGCAGGCCTACAGCGTGGCGGCGACCCCGGCGGCCAAGCCGTTCGGCTCGCCGCTGGAGCCGGGTGATCCGGCCAACCCGGCCGGGCCGTTCCCCGGCTCGTTCGGCCCGGACACGCAGATCGAGCGGTTCAGCTCGGACGGCCCGCGCCGCGTGTTCTACGAAGCGGACGGCACGCCGATCACCCCCGGCGACGTCTCGGCCACCGGCGGCGAGGTGCGGCAGAAGCCGGACCTGACCGCGGCCGACGGGGTGAGCACCAGCGTGACCGGGTTCAACCCGTTCTTCGGCACCTCGGCGGCGGCCCCGCACGCGGCGGCGATCGCCGGGCTGGTGCTCTCGGGCAATCCCGGCCTGCACCCGAAGGAGATGCGGGAAGCGCTGGTCAACACCGCGGCCGACATCGAGCTGGCCGGGACCGACGTGCTCAGCGGTGCGGGGGTGCTGCTGGCCGACCGGGTGCTCGACTACACCGGCGCCAGCCCGCAGCCGGTGACCGTGGCCAGGGCGCCGTCCGTGCTCGGTGCCGACAGCTACCTCGACCCCGGTGAGACCGCGAAGCTCAGCCTGCCGGTGACCAACACCGGTGACGGGCCGTCGGTCTCCACCAGCGTGGTGCTGAGCACGCCGACGCCGGGGGTGACCCTCACGCCGCGGTCGAAGTCCTACGGCACGATCAGCCCGAAGCAGACCGGGATCAACGAGTTCGGCATCACCGTGCCCGCGACGCACCAGCTCGGCGAGCCGGTCCTGCTGGACGTCAAGGTGAGCTTCGCCGGGGCGCATTCGCCGACCACGGTCCGGTTCCCGGTGGCGGTCGGCAAGCCGTCGCCGGTGGCCACCGACTTCGCCTACGCCGGCGCGCCGGTGGCCATCCCGGACAACAACCAGGCCGGGGTGAGCGTGCCGATCGAGGTGACCGGCATGGGCCGCGCGTCGAAGCTGACCTTCTCGGTGGACGGCAGCACGTGCAGCACCGACCAGACCTCGACCACGGTGGGCGTGAGCCACTCCTACGTCGGTGACCTGGTCGGCACGCTGACCGCGCCGTCGGGCGCGCAGGCGGTGGTGTTCCAGCGCAACGGCAGTTCGGGCAACAACCTGTGCCAGGTGATCTTCACCGACACCGCAGCGCGGGCGTTCAGCTCGGTGTCGTTCTCGGACGCGCCGTTCACCGGGTCGTGGCGCCCGGCCGCGGCGCTGTCCGGGCTGATCGCCGGTGGCGTGGACGGCACCTGGACCTTCCACGCCAGGGACGTCATCGGTGGTGACTCCGGCACCATCCGCGCGGTTTCGCTGCACCTCAACGGATACGTCAGCGGTGCCGGAAAGCCCGCGCAGGTGCGCCAGGAAGTGCGCAACGGACCGGTCCGCCCGGTCTGA
- a CDS encoding sugar isomerase domain-containing protein, with product MVSATQSTEFADLAATALERARTANAEAVTAAAAQIVRTIRADALIFTAGAGHSLAAVAETFYRAGGLANVYPLYHEELLPLHGAQRSTKAERRSGLAAEVLSVKAPGPDDLLVVFSTSGVNPYPVELAMAAREAGAPVIAVSSRASVEAAPRRSASTLVEQGTIVLDTGIRPGDASYPADEPVTGPLSTVVNAFLWSQVLTAVLEQAAAEGVEVPLWRSSNVDGGDEANAALFEKYQPRVPMLG from the coding sequence GTGGTGAGCGCCACCCAATCCACCGAATTCGCCGATCTCGCCGCGACCGCGCTCGAGCGCGCGCGGACGGCCAACGCCGAGGCCGTCACCGCGGCCGCCGCCCAGATCGTGCGGACCATCCGGGCGGACGCGCTGATCTTCACCGCGGGCGCCGGGCACTCGCTCGCCGCGGTGGCGGAGACCTTCTACCGCGCCGGCGGGCTCGCCAACGTCTACCCGCTCTACCACGAGGAGTTGCTGCCGCTGCACGGCGCGCAACGCAGCACCAAGGCCGAGCGCCGGTCCGGCCTGGCCGCCGAGGTGCTCTCGGTGAAGGCGCCCGGGCCGGACGACCTGCTGGTGGTCTTCTCCACTTCCGGGGTCAACCCGTACCCGGTGGAACTGGCGATGGCCGCGCGCGAGGCGGGCGCGCCGGTGATCGCGGTCAGCTCGCGGGCCTCGGTCGAGGCGGCACCGCGGCGGTCGGCGAGCACGCTGGTCGAGCAGGGCACCATCGTGCTGGACACCGGCATCCGGCCCGGCGACGCGAGCTATCCCGCCGACGAGCCGGTGACCGGGCCGCTGTCCACTGTGGTCAACGCCTTCCTGTGGAGCCAGGTGCTCACCGCGGTGCTGGAGCAGGCCGCCGCCGAGGGCGTCGAAGTCCCGCTGTGGCGCAGCTCCAACGTGGACGGTGGCGACGAGGCCAACGCGGCGTTGTTCGAGAAGTACCAGCCGCGCGTGCCCATGCTGGGCTGA
- a CDS encoding ABC transporter ATP-binding protein has translation MDNAWSLMMGAMRADEVPRGLTRGTVKRVAKFARPHWRRLAVFGGLTVLSAVLAVSTPLLAGRVIDVITSGGQASVVVWLALAIAGLAVVDAALGLAERWQSARIGEGVIFDLRRAVFEHVQRMPVAFFTRTRTGALVSRLNNDVIGAQRTFTATLSGLLTNSIQLVLTLVVMLALSWQVTLLALVLLPVFVLPARRIGRRMAALQREASVLNASMTTQMTERFSAPGATLVKLFGRPRAEAEEFGARAGHVRDIGVRTAMLTRWFLTSLTLVSALALALVYGLGGWLALNGQLAAGTVVALALLLTRLYTPLTALANVRVDVMTALVSFERIFEVLDLDPMIKEKPEPKRLPGGEAVSVEFDDVRFAYPSADKYSLASLEEVATVDSRGGEEVLHGISFRAEPGQMVALVGSSGAGKSTIASLLPRLYDVDSGAVRLSGVDVRDLGFDTLRSTVGVVTQDGHLFHDTIRANLVYARPEATDEELWDALGRARLADTIGALPDGLDTVVGERGYRLSGGERQRLTIARLLLARPRVLVLDEATAHLDSSSEAAVWEALADALRGRTSLVIAHRLSTVRAADQILVVESGRIVERGTHEQLLAADGRYAELYRTQFADDPAPV, from the coding sequence ATGGACAACGCGTGGTCGCTGATGATGGGCGCGATGCGGGCGGACGAGGTGCCGCGCGGGCTGACCAGGGGCACCGTCAAGCGGGTGGCCAAGTTCGCCAGGCCGCATTGGCGAAGGCTCGCGGTGTTCGGCGGGTTGACGGTGCTTTCCGCGGTGCTCGCGGTGAGCACGCCGCTGCTGGCCGGCCGGGTGATCGACGTGATCACCAGCGGCGGGCAGGCCTCGGTGGTGGTGTGGCTGGCGCTGGCGATCGCCGGGCTGGCGGTGGTCGACGCCGCGCTGGGCCTGGCCGAGCGGTGGCAGTCCGCGCGCATCGGCGAGGGCGTGATCTTCGACCTGCGGCGCGCGGTGTTCGAGCACGTGCAGCGCATGCCGGTGGCGTTCTTCACGCGCACCCGCACGGGCGCGCTGGTGAGCAGGCTGAACAACGACGTGATCGGCGCGCAGCGGACCTTCACCGCGACGCTGTCCGGGCTGCTGACCAACTCGATCCAGCTGGTGCTGACCCTGGTGGTGATGCTGGCGCTGTCGTGGCAGGTGACCCTGCTCGCGCTGGTGCTGCTGCCGGTTTTTGTGCTGCCCGCCCGCCGCATCGGGCGGCGGATGGCGGCGCTGCAGCGCGAGGCGTCGGTGCTCAACGCCTCGATGACCACGCAGATGACCGAGCGGTTCTCCGCGCCGGGCGCCACCCTGGTCAAGCTGTTCGGCAGGCCGCGGGCCGAGGCGGAGGAGTTCGGCGCGCGGGCCGGTCACGTCCGTGACATCGGCGTGCGCACCGCGATGCTGACCCGCTGGTTCCTGACCAGCCTCACCCTGGTCTCCGCGCTGGCGCTCGCGCTGGTCTACGGCCTCGGTGGCTGGCTGGCGCTGAACGGGCAGCTCGCGGCGGGCACGGTGGTCGCGCTGGCGCTGCTGCTGACCCGGCTGTACACCCCGCTGACCGCGCTGGCGAACGTCCGGGTGGACGTGATGACCGCGCTGGTCTCGTTCGAGCGGATCTTCGAGGTGCTCGACCTCGACCCGATGATCAAGGAGAAGCCGGAGCCGAAGCGGCTGCCCGGCGGCGAGGCGGTGTCGGTGGAGTTCGACGACGTGCGCTTCGCCTACCCGTCGGCCGACAAGTACTCGCTCGCCTCGCTCGAAGAAGTAGCCACTGTGGACAGTCGTGGTGGTGAGGAAGTGCTGCACGGCATCAGCTTCCGCGCCGAGCCGGGCCAGATGGTGGCACTGGTCGGCTCCTCGGGCGCGGGCAAGTCGACCATCGCCTCGCTGCTGCCGCGGTTGTACGACGTGGATTCCGGCGCGGTGCGGTTGTCCGGTGTGGACGTCCGTGACCTGGGCTTCGACACGCTGCGGTCCACCGTCGGCGTGGTCACGCAGGACGGGCACCTGTTCCACGACACCATTCGCGCGAACCTGGTCTACGCGCGGCCGGAGGCGACCGACGAGGAACTGTGGGACGCGCTCGGCCGGGCACGGCTCGCGGACACGATCGGCGCGCTTCCGGACGGGCTGGACACCGTGGTCGGTGAACGCGGTTACCGGCTTTCCGGCGGCGAACGGCAGCGCCTGACCATCGCGCGGCTGCTGCTGGCGCGGCCGCGGGTGCTCGTGCTGGACGAGGCGACCGCGCACCTGGACTCGTCGTCGGAAGCCGCGGTGTGGGAGGCGCTGGCCGACGCGTTGCGCGGGCGGACCTCGCTGGTGATCGCGCACCGGTTGTCCACCGTGCGCGCGGCCGACCAGATCCTGGTGGTCGAAAGCGGGCGCATCGTCGAACGCGGCACGCACGAGCAGTTGCTCGCCGCGGACGGGCGGTACGCGGAGCTGTACCGCACCCAGTTCGCCGACGACCCGGCCCCGGTGTAA